From the genome of Pelobates fuscus isolate aPelFus1 chromosome 6, aPelFus1.pri, whole genome shotgun sequence, one region includes:
- the NXPH3 gene encoding neurexophilin-3, giving the protein MQLTQCCFIFLVQGSIYLVICGQEDSSGDPEDEDQSDTKPQPRSRISKRRSASPGRVRMSSVSPQNSTVLQLLSNSPEFWDVLSSLSELGQNQGPPVPSRSRRQSVLRSTGRAKKVFGWGDFYSNIKTVELNLLITGKVVDHGNGSFSVYFRHNSTGQGNVSVSLVPPSKVLDFDMEQQMYAEAKESKIFNCRVEFEKVDKAIKTGLCPHDPSKTCHQQQTHSRVAWTCSQPFKIVCVYVSFYTTDYRLVQKVCPDYNYHNSIPYSPSG; this is encoded by the exons ATGCAGCTCACACAATGCTGTTTCATATTTCTGGTACAGGGGAGCATCTATCTG GTCATTTGTGGCCAGGAAGATTCCTCTGGTGACCCTGAAGATGAAGATCAGTCAGACACCAAACCCCAACCCAGATCTCGAATTTCAAAAAGAAGGTCTGCCTCGCCGGGCCGAGTTCGCATGTCCAGTGTCAGtcctcaaaattctactgtactCCAACTTCTTTCAAATTCCCCTGAATTTTGGGATGTTCTAAGCAGTCTTTCTGAGCTGGGTCAAAATCAGGGCCCACCTGTCCCATCAAGGAGCAGGCGCCAGTCAGTACTAAGGTCCACTGGACGAGCTAAGAAAGTCTTTGGTTGGGGGGACTTCTACTCTAATATCAAGACAGTGGAGCTCAACCTGCTCATAACAGGAAAAGTGGTGGACCATGGTAATGGGTCCTTCAGTGTCTACTTCCGGCACAACTCAACAGGTCAAGGTAACGTGTCTGTTAGTCTTGTTCCACCATCTAAAGTCCTTGACTTTGACATGGAGCAGCAGATGTATGCCGAAGCAAAAGAATCCAAGATATTCAACTGCAGGGTGGAGTTTGAAAAAGTGGATAAGGCCATTAAGACAGGATTGTGTCCCCATGATCCATCGAAGACCTGTCACCAGCAGCAAACCCACAGTCGGGTCGCTTGGACCTGCTCACAGCCTTTCAAGATTGTTTGTGTTTATGTCTCCTTTTACACCACAGACTACAGACTGGTGCAGAAGGTCTGTCCTGACTACAACTATCACAATAGCATTCCTTATTCACCTTCTGGCTGA